In the genome of Nitrospira japonica, one region contains:
- the hisF gene encoding imidazole glycerol phosphate synthase subunit HisF, protein MLTKRIIPCLDVKDGRVVKGVSFVALRDAGDPVEVATAYDREGADELCFLDITASHENRKTIFDVVERTAARVFMPVTVGGGVRTIEDIRALLNAGADKVSINTAAVQRPEFVKEAAQRFGTQCIVVAIDAKHDPDGTRWGVFTHGGRNATALDAVEWAKRMEDYGAGEILLTSMDQDGRQSGYDLGLTAAVSGTVSIPVIASGGVGTLEHLYQGFVSGKADAVLAASIFHFRTFTIPQAKAFLRERGVSVRIVSGEEDGR, encoded by the coding sequence ATGTTGACCAAGCGCATCATTCCATGTCTGGACGTCAAGGATGGGCGCGTCGTCAAGGGCGTCAGTTTCGTCGCTCTTCGCGATGCCGGCGATCCGGTTGAAGTCGCCACCGCTTACGATCGTGAAGGGGCTGATGAACTCTGTTTTCTCGATATCACGGCCTCGCACGAGAACCGAAAGACGATCTTCGACGTCGTGGAGCGCACGGCCGCGCGCGTCTTCATGCCGGTGACGGTCGGAGGCGGCGTGCGGACGATCGAAGACATTCGGGCGTTGTTGAATGCGGGTGCAGACAAGGTCAGCATCAACACGGCCGCAGTTCAACGGCCGGAGTTCGTGAAGGAGGCCGCCCAACGGTTCGGTACGCAATGCATCGTCGTGGCGATCGATGCGAAACACGATCCTGACGGCACTCGTTGGGGAGTCTTTACGCACGGTGGTCGAAACGCCACGGCGCTCGACGCCGTCGAATGGGCCAAGCGGATGGAAGACTACGGAGCCGGGGAAATTCTGTTGACCAGCATGGATCAGGATGGACGGCAAAGCGGATATGACCTGGGATTGACCGCCGCGGTTTCCGGGACCGTGTCGATTCCCGTCATCGCGTCCGGCGGCGTCGGGACGCTGGAACATCTGTATCAGGGGTTCGTCAGCGGCAAAGCCGATGCAGTGCTGGCCGCGTCGATCTTTCACTTTCGCACGTTCACGATCCCTCAAGCCAAGGCGTTTTTGCGAGAGCGGGGCGTTTCCGTACGGATCGTTTCGGGAGAGGAAGACGGACGGTGA
- a CDS encoding lipopolysaccharide biosynthesis protein, whose protein sequence is MVSRLGSWAETVRRIPHAVSGVGRGESVMVLADQVLVSASNFLTTLILAKYLNPEDFGGFVLAWGVLVFLAGIQMALIVSPMQVRGPRLGCEDSAPYYDRVLQVALLFGLACVGVIAIPGVLLSLSIPDWTLGSLAVPLGIAALFVLAQDYLRRYFLTVRRTGSALLNDLCTHGFRLCALFLLATTSTLSAAGALWMVSAASAAALFIGIFQHEGVMRLRITQLKTAGTVARQHWEFGKWLVANNVAYWFGSQSVLYVVAAVLSVSAVGALNATLAILGAANILFLSMETLIPVRAAAEYARFGRAGLDGYLRRALLVGSLAVLILAAIAGLWSEYWLSLLFGETYRGYGWIVWWWGGYYLLGMLQRPTTAALRVVGDTKSIYLASSMGALATMVLGYPVIKHYGLGGAMLVLCLTQCFVLCSLRIRYMHTASEEHKPRLAHANE, encoded by the coding sequence GTGGTTTCACGATTGGGCTCGTGGGCCGAGACGGTTCGGAGAATTCCCCATGCGGTGTCAGGAGTCGGACGCGGCGAGAGTGTCATGGTCTTGGCCGACCAAGTCCTCGTCAGCGCGTCGAATTTTCTTACAACGCTGATCCTTGCAAAGTATCTCAATCCTGAAGATTTCGGTGGATTCGTATTGGCATGGGGGGTGTTGGTGTTCCTGGCCGGAATTCAAATGGCGCTCATAGTCTCTCCCATGCAGGTTCGTGGACCGCGGTTGGGGTGCGAAGACTCCGCGCCCTATTATGACCGCGTGCTGCAAGTCGCACTGCTATTCGGGTTGGCTTGCGTGGGCGTGATTGCCATTCCGGGAGTGTTGTTGTCCCTCTCGATTCCCGACTGGACCCTGGGATCTCTGGCCGTACCTCTTGGCATCGCCGCCCTGTTTGTCCTCGCGCAGGACTATCTCAGACGCTATTTTCTGACGGTGCGTCGCACGGGATCCGCGCTCCTCAATGACCTCTGCACTCATGGGTTCCGTCTGTGCGCATTGTTCCTACTCGCCACGACGTCGACCTTGAGTGCCGCCGGGGCGTTGTGGATGGTTAGCGCGGCCTCGGCAGCCGCCCTCTTCATCGGGATTTTCCAGCATGAAGGAGTGATGAGACTCAGGATCACGCAGTTGAAGACTGCCGGGACGGTCGCACGGCAGCACTGGGAATTTGGGAAATGGCTGGTTGCCAACAATGTGGCGTATTGGTTCGGAAGCCAGTCGGTCCTGTACGTCGTCGCCGCAGTTCTCTCGGTTTCTGCCGTCGGTGCACTCAATGCGACCCTCGCCATTCTGGGTGCTGCCAACATTCTTTTCCTCTCGATGGAAACGCTCATTCCGGTCCGGGCCGCCGCCGAGTATGCCAGGTTTGGCCGTGCCGGGCTTGACGGGTATCTTCGCCGCGCTCTTCTCGTCGGTTCCTTGGCGGTACTCATTCTCGCCGCCATTGCCGGCTTGTGGTCGGAGTATTGGTTATCGCTTCTTTTCGGCGAGACATATCGAGGATATGGATGGATCGTCTGGTGGTGGGGAGGGTACTACCTCTTGGGCATGTTGCAGCGGCCGACGACCGCGGCGTTGAGAGTGGTGGGGGATACCAAGTCCATCTATCTCGCCAGCTCGATGGGTGCGTTGGCCACGATGGTGCTCGGCTATCCCGTCATTAAGCACTACGGCCTTGGCGGTGCGATGCTCGTGCTCTGTCTGACGCAATGTTTCGTGCTGTGCAGCCTGCGAATTCGCTATATGCACACGGCAAGTGAGGAACACAAGCCGCGACTGGCGCATGCCAATGAATAA
- the rpoD gene encoding RNA polymerase sigma factor RpoD has protein sequence MAKQELLVEVKKLISIGKEKGFLTYDELNSTLPAEVVSSEQFGSIMTMFGEMDIEIVDAPEGSERQAKGRDREEGSDEVEEGDGGEENEKEIDLTPGALSRTDDPVRLYLKEMGSVALLSREGEIEIAKRIEEGKRDIAFVIYGMPMTIEFILSLREQLKTGKIDVREIVPIVETEEDFEEEEVEKDYEELRVKTLDGLNAVRKVSTSLKGLYEKARQVAKDAAKLKKFKKQIDAIREQVVDKMEAVNLHGVLKDRMVQRVREMAIQIRTAEREIVSCQRRLGVGGEPGAELLRKLCRERKDFLTVKRKTGVSDEVLQDVKKVYQAARARIRQLETEEALVSGEEVKDAVKHLDVAEEKVKRGKAELVEANLRLVVSIAKKYTNRGLQFLDLIQEGNIGLMKAVDKFEYKRGYKFSTYATWWIRQAITRAIADQARTIRIPVHMIETINKLIRTSRHLVQKLGREPTPEEIAERMDLPLDKVRKILKIAREPISLETPIGEEEDSHLGDFIEDKKAISPLEAAIRYDLQRQINSALETLTPREEKVLRKRFGIGEATDHTLEEVGQDFEVTRERIRQIEAKALRKLRHPSRSKKLRSFVESL, from the coding sequence ATGGCGAAACAAGAATTGCTCGTAGAAGTCAAGAAACTCATTTCCATTGGAAAGGAAAAGGGATTCTTAACCTATGACGAGCTGAACAGCACGCTGCCGGCTGAGGTCGTGTCATCGGAGCAGTTCGGCAGCATCATGACGATGTTCGGAGAAATGGACATCGAAATCGTCGACGCTCCGGAGGGAAGCGAGCGCCAGGCCAAAGGCCGAGATCGCGAGGAAGGGAGCGATGAGGTCGAGGAAGGCGACGGAGGCGAAGAGAACGAGAAGGAAATCGATTTGACGCCAGGCGCCCTGAGCCGGACGGACGATCCGGTGCGCCTCTACCTAAAGGAGATGGGCAGCGTCGCGCTCCTGAGTCGCGAAGGGGAGATCGAAATCGCAAAGAGGATCGAGGAGGGCAAGCGGGACATCGCCTTTGTCATCTATGGCATGCCTATGACCATCGAATTCATCCTCTCCCTCCGTGAACAGTTGAAGACGGGCAAGATCGACGTCCGCGAAATCGTGCCGATCGTCGAAACGGAAGAGGATTTCGAGGAAGAAGAGGTAGAAAAGGATTATGAAGAGTTGCGGGTCAAGACGCTGGACGGTTTGAACGCCGTCCGTAAGGTGTCGACCTCATTGAAGGGCCTCTACGAGAAGGCAAGGCAGGTGGCCAAGGATGCCGCCAAGCTGAAGAAATTCAAGAAACAGATCGATGCCATTCGTGAACAGGTCGTCGACAAGATGGAGGCCGTCAATCTGCACGGAGTGCTCAAAGATCGCATGGTCCAGCGCGTCCGTGAGATGGCCATTCAGATCCGCACGGCCGAGCGGGAAATCGTCAGCTGTCAACGGCGTTTGGGCGTGGGTGGTGAGCCCGGCGCGGAATTGCTGCGGAAGCTTTGTCGAGAACGCAAAGATTTCTTGACGGTCAAGCGCAAGACGGGTGTATCGGACGAAGTCCTGCAGGACGTCAAAAAAGTCTACCAGGCGGCACGGGCAAGAATACGTCAACTGGAAACGGAGGAAGCGCTTGTATCCGGTGAAGAGGTTAAGGATGCCGTCAAGCACCTCGACGTTGCTGAAGAGAAGGTTAAACGCGGAAAGGCGGAGCTGGTTGAAGCCAATCTGCGCCTGGTCGTCAGCATCGCCAAGAAGTACACCAATCGCGGGCTGCAATTTCTGGATCTGATCCAGGAAGGCAATATCGGCTTGATGAAAGCGGTGGACAAGTTTGAATACAAGCGCGGGTATAAGTTCAGCACCTACGCCACGTGGTGGATCCGGCAGGCAATCACGCGTGCGATTGCCGATCAGGCGCGGACCATTCGGATTCCGGTGCACATGATCGAGACCATCAATAAACTGATCCGCACGTCGCGTCACTTGGTGCAAAAGCTCGGACGAGAACCGACCCCGGAGGAAATCGCCGAGCGAATGGATCTGCCGTTGGACAAGGTACGCAAGATCTTGAAGATCGCTCGGGAGCCGATTTCACTCGAGACGCCGATCGGGGAGGAGGAGGACAGCCACCTGGGCGATTTCATCGAGGACAAGAAAGCGATTTCCCCATTGGAAGCCGCCATCCGCTACGATCTTCAACGTCAGATCAACAGCGCATTGGAAACGCTGACGCCGCGAGAGGAGAAGGTGCTCAGAAAGCGGTTTGGAATCGGCGAAGCGACGGACCACACCCTCGAGGAGGTCGGTCAGGATTTTGAGGTGACGAGGGAACGCATCCGCCAGATCGAGGCCAAGGCCCTGAGGAAATTGCGCCACCCGAGTCGGAGTAAGAAGTTGCGAAGCTTTGTCGAAAGTTTGTAG
- the gmd gene encoding GDP-mannose 4,6-dehydratase, with translation MKKALITGITGQDGSYLSEFLLAKGYEVYGIIRRSSSFNTGRIEGIYEDPHVPHRRLHLVYGDLNDASSLNHILRTVQPDEIYNLGAQSHVRVSFDIPEYTGEVTGLGTIRLLEAIRESGLRPKFYQASSSEMFGKVLEVPQRETTPFYPRSPYGAAKVYSYWITVNYREAYNLFACNGILFNHESPRRGETFVTRKITKAAARIKLGIQHDLFLGNLEAKRDWGFAGDYIQAMWMMLQAKSPDDYVIATGETHTVREMLELAFDRVSVDWKKHVKIDEKYYRPTEVDLLIGDAGKAKRELGWEPKVGFDELVAMMVDADLAAEKERLEGVRPRKQ, from the coding sequence GTGAAAAAAGCGCTCATCACCGGTATCACCGGCCAGGACGGATCGTATCTTTCGGAGTTTCTGCTGGCGAAGGGGTACGAGGTCTATGGCATCATCCGCCGCTCCAGTTCGTTCAACACAGGTCGTATCGAGGGGATCTATGAAGATCCTCACGTCCCGCACCGTCGGCTCCACCTTGTGTACGGCGATCTCAACGACGCCAGTTCCCTGAATCACATATTAAGGACGGTGCAACCGGACGAGATCTACAATTTAGGGGCGCAAAGCCATGTGCGGGTTAGCTTCGATATTCCCGAATATACGGGAGAGGTTACGGGGTTGGGCACCATTCGACTTCTTGAAGCCATCCGCGAGTCCGGTCTCAGGCCGAAGTTCTATCAAGCGTCTTCGAGCGAAATGTTCGGAAAGGTTCTAGAGGTTCCTCAGCGGGAAACCACCCCGTTCTATCCACGGAGTCCCTACGGGGCAGCCAAAGTTTATTCCTATTGGATCACGGTCAATTATCGTGAGGCGTATAATTTATTTGCCTGTAACGGGATTTTGTTCAATCACGAGTCACCGAGACGAGGGGAGACTTTCGTTACCAGGAAAATTACGAAAGCCGCGGCGCGCATCAAACTCGGCATCCAACACGACTTGTTTCTTGGAAATCTTGAAGCCAAACGAGACTGGGGCTTTGCGGGCGATTACATCCAGGCCATGTGGATGATGCTGCAGGCCAAGAGTCCCGATGACTACGTGATCGCCACCGGCGAAACCCACACGGTGCGGGAAATGCTTGAACTGGCGTTTGATCGGGTGAGTGTCGATTGGAAGAAACACGTGAAGATCGACGAGAAATACTATCGTCCTACGGAAGTGGACCTGCTCATCGGCGATGCCGGCAAAGCGAAGCGCGAGTTGGGTTGGGAACCCAAGGTTGGATTCGACGAACTGGTGGCGATGATGGTGGATGCCGATCTGGCTGCGGAAAAAGAACGATTGGAAGGCGTGAGGCCCAGAAAACAATGA
- a CDS encoding histidine triad nucleotide-binding protein, translating to MGDCLFCKIVDKKIPTAVVYEDDHTLAFDDINPQAPVHTLVIPKRHVDSVHVLDAKDEALLGRLLVSCNQVAGLKGLTAAGFRLVTNAGKDGGQTVPHLHFHVMGGRRMTWPPG from the coding sequence ATGGGTGATTGTCTTTTTTGCAAGATCGTCGACAAGAAAATCCCGACGGCGGTGGTCTATGAGGACGATCATACCTTGGCCTTCGACGATATCAATCCTCAGGCTCCCGTTCATACGCTGGTGATTCCAAAGCGGCATGTTGATTCGGTTCATGTCCTCGACGCGAAGGATGAGGCATTACTCGGACGGCTCTTGGTAAGTTGCAATCAGGTCGCGGGCCTCAAAGGGTTGACGGCAGCGGGATTCCGGCTCGTTACCAATGCTGGAAAGGACGGCGGTCAGACCGTGCCGCATCTTCATTTTCATGTGATGGGCGGACGACGCATGACTTGGCCACCCGGTTGA
- the hisIE gene encoding bifunctional phosphoribosyl-AMP cyclohydrolase/phosphoribosyl-ATP diphosphatase HisIE encodes MDSNSMTGLKLDEQGLLPAVIQDWLDGTVLMLGYMNQEAIGKTIATRSVHFWSRSRRSLWEKGETSGHKLIVKDLFIDCDRDTILVKAEQVGPTCHTGERACFFSRLDSQGRPQEARTTEASGGILDAVLRTIKERRAHPQAGSYTSKLFEGGQDKILKKVAEEAGEVLLAAKGGKKEEIIYETADLFFHALMVLGYHDITLQEILAELGRRFGKPGLRTANSGGAEHG; translated from the coding sequence ATGGACAGTAATTCAATGACGGGCTTGAAGTTGGATGAGCAGGGATTGCTCCCCGCCGTCATCCAGGATTGGCTGGACGGAACGGTGCTCATGTTGGGCTATATGAATCAGGAGGCGATTGGGAAGACGATTGCGACAAGATCGGTCCATTTCTGGAGCCGTTCCCGACGGTCACTGTGGGAAAAAGGTGAAACCTCCGGGCACAAACTGATCGTGAAGGATTTGTTTATCGATTGTGATCGGGATACGATTTTGGTCAAAGCAGAACAGGTAGGGCCGACGTGCCACACAGGAGAGCGCGCCTGTTTTTTTTCCAGGCTTGATTCGCAGGGGCGTCCTCAAGAGGCAAGAACGACGGAGGCGTCCGGCGGAATTTTGGACGCGGTATTACGGACCATCAAGGAGCGTCGGGCCCATCCACAAGCAGGTTCCTACACGTCGAAGCTGTTTGAAGGAGGACAGGACAAGATTTTGAAAAAAGTCGCGGAGGAGGCGGGCGAGGTACTCCTTGCGGCCAAAGGGGGGAAGAAAGAGGAGATTATTTACGAGACGGCGGATCTCTTCTTTCATGCGCTGATGGTTCTCGGGTATCACGACATCACGCTGCAGGAGATTTTGGCAGAATTGGGGAGGCGTTTCGGCAAGCCGGGGCTCAGAACGGCGAATTCAGGAGGGGCAGAACATGGGTGA
- a CDS encoding zinc ribbon domain-containing protein: MNQHLSPLIELQKLDLRIMEISEQRRKIPDRMHQVETPLRDARQVLQETMVSMEAVVKERRGYERDVEVQDAHNDKMRARLSEIKTNKEYQAHLFELQMANKKKSEIEDKVLACMEKIEQLQRTIKESQERVEAVEHTFKQEKRVLDELEGRLSHELAELEIQQRQQATHVERGLLDRYTKLKSARKDQALAAIKGGMCAGCRLQIPPQLVAEVKRSQGLHTCPYCHRMLYWEAEPTTDSKPPAESAKDNSLEVGESV; encoded by the coding sequence TTGAACCAGCATCTTTCCCCGCTCATCGAATTGCAGAAGCTGGATCTCCGCATCATGGAGATCAGCGAACAACGCCGAAAAATCCCCGATCGAATGCATCAGGTCGAAACGCCGTTGCGCGATGCGCGCCAGGTGCTCCAAGAGACGATGGTTTCGATGGAGGCCGTGGTCAAGGAGCGTCGAGGATACGAACGCGACGTGGAGGTTCAAGACGCGCACAATGATAAGATGCGTGCGCGCCTGTCCGAGATCAAGACCAATAAGGAGTATCAGGCGCACTTGTTCGAATTGCAGATGGCCAATAAGAAGAAGTCCGAAATCGAGGACAAGGTGCTGGCCTGCATGGAGAAGATCGAGCAACTGCAACGGACGATAAAGGAATCGCAGGAACGTGTCGAAGCGGTGGAACACACATTCAAACAAGAAAAGCGCGTGCTTGATGAGCTTGAGGGGCGGCTTTCACATGAACTTGCCGAACTCGAAATTCAACAACGTCAACAAGCGACGCATGTGGAGCGAGGGCTTCTCGACCGCTATACCAAGCTAAAATCTGCCAGGAAGGACCAGGCTCTCGCCGCGATCAAGGGCGGCATGTGTGCGGGATGCCGACTTCAAATTCCTCCCCAGTTAGTGGCGGAGGTCAAGCGCTCCCAAGGCCTTCATACCTGCCCCTACTGTCATCGGATGCTCTACTGGGAAGCAGAGCCAACGACGGACAGCAAGCCTCCGGCTGAATCCGCCAAAGATAATTCATTGGAAGTCGGCGAATCCGTCTGA
- a CDS encoding GDP-L-fucose synthase family protein: MSESSGVWDNKRVVVTGGAGFLGSYVVGRLQERGCSQVIVPRSRQYDLVQMAAVQQLYADARPDVVIHLAARVGGIGANQANPGRFFYDNLMMGTQLIEIGRQRGLKKFVALGTICAYPKFAPIPFKEDDIWSGYPEETNAPYGLAKKMMLVQSQAYRQQYGFNSIVLFPVNLYGPRDNFDLETSHVIPALIRKCAQAKEAGGSSFTLWGDGSPSREFLYVEDAAEGILSAAETYDGDMPVNLGTGEEVTIRNLAELIADEVGFKGRIEWDTTKPNGQPRRCLDVNRAKQLFGFQARHNLRDGLRKTIRWFFDNRHALREVQF; the protein is encoded by the coding sequence ATGAGTGAGTCGTCGGGCGTTTGGGACAACAAGCGTGTGGTGGTTACAGGCGGCGCCGGTTTCCTCGGATCATACGTCGTAGGCCGGCTGCAGGAGCGGGGATGCTCGCAGGTGATCGTTCCACGGAGCCGACAGTATGATCTCGTTCAAATGGCCGCGGTGCAGCAGTTGTATGCCGATGCCAGACCGGATGTGGTGATTCATCTGGCCGCACGCGTGGGAGGCATCGGTGCGAATCAGGCTAACCCGGGTCGATTTTTCTACGACAATCTCATGATGGGGACCCAGCTCATTGAAATTGGTCGCCAGCGAGGGCTTAAGAAGTTCGTCGCGCTTGGGACGATTTGCGCGTATCCGAAGTTTGCGCCGATTCCGTTCAAAGAAGACGACATTTGGAGCGGATATCCTGAAGAGACGAACGCCCCTTATGGTCTTGCCAAAAAGATGATGCTGGTTCAATCGCAAGCCTATCGGCAGCAGTATGGATTCAATTCAATCGTATTATTTCCGGTGAATCTGTACGGTCCGCGGGATAATTTTGACCTTGAAACCTCCCATGTCATTCCGGCACTCATTCGCAAATGTGCCCAGGCCAAGGAGGCAGGCGGGAGCTCCTTTACGTTGTGGGGAGACGGATCTCCCAGCAGGGAATTTTTGTACGTGGAGGATGCCGCGGAAGGCATTCTATCAGCCGCAGAAACGTACGACGGAGACATGCCGGTTAATTTGGGAACGGGAGAGGAAGTGACGATTCGTAATCTCGCCGAGTTGATCGCCGATGAAGTCGGGTTTAAGGGACGAATCGAATGGGACACGACCAAGCCGAACGGGCAACCTCGGCGATGTCTCGATGTGAACCGGGCGAAGCAACTCTTTGGGTTCCAAGCCAGACACAATCTTCGTGACGGACTCCGTAAGACGATCCGCTGGTTCTTTGACAATCGTCACGCGCTCCGAGAAGTTCAGTTTTAG
- the dnaG gene encoding DNA primase — translation MGRGLISEDIINQIRDRVDITEIVGQHVSLVRGGQNLKGLCPFHQEKTPSFTVSSSRQIFHCFGCGAGGNVFTFLTRITGASFPEVVRDLGHKVGIDIPDTDLPGPSQAQNGRLEVLNRSAAEWFRRNLRDDRLGAETRQYLRTRGIEQPTIDRFGIGVAPGEWDGLLKALTKEGFQQAELAAAGLIIARDNGSGFYDRFRARVMFTISDLRKRIVGFGGRVLGDGVPKYLNSPDTPLFKKGHTLFALDLAREAITRTKTVIVVEGYFDAIALHQAGLTHTVATLGTALTIDHIHVLRRFASNVVLLFDPDPAGVRAALRGLDLFVNSGLGVKVVSLPVGDDPDTFVRSSGPEAFARLEERAPSLLDFALEHSLQSAEGGTVEGRIRSVDEVLRILQKSEHPIERQERMRIVAERLGINQQHLIDRYPALASQDKRRPSSDKTQVRPSSLWRGAPEERDVVYLLLQGQLSPLDVRRLRPETFTVSACRTLVERALTHVGQDGRVGLRHLLDTVVEDPECGPLATELSMLEQHFDDVRAHLQDCLDRLDRKHAESALRELIARLKVAERDGRTEEARALNVQVNELRLRKAGQPPVLSLVKE, via the coding sequence GTGGGCCGAGGCCTGATTTCTGAAGACATCATCAATCAAATCAGGGACCGGGTCGACATCACGGAGATTGTCGGGCAGCACGTGAGCTTGGTCAGAGGCGGTCAGAATTTGAAAGGGCTGTGTCCCTTTCATCAAGAAAAGACTCCCTCCTTCACTGTCAGTTCCTCCAGGCAAATTTTTCATTGCTTCGGCTGCGGAGCCGGCGGCAACGTCTTCACCTTTTTGACCCGCATCACAGGCGCAAGCTTCCCGGAGGTGGTTCGGGACCTCGGGCACAAGGTGGGTATCGACATTCCGGACACCGACCTTCCGGGACCTTCCCAAGCTCAAAACGGGCGACTCGAGGTACTGAACAGAAGCGCCGCCGAGTGGTTTCGGCGGAATCTTCGCGATGATCGTTTAGGTGCGGAGACCCGCCAATATCTTCGCACGCGAGGAATTGAACAACCCACAATCGATCGTTTTGGGATCGGCGTGGCACCGGGGGAATGGGATGGCCTGCTCAAGGCTCTGACCAAGGAAGGATTCCAACAAGCCGAACTTGCCGCCGCCGGATTGATCATCGCTCGAGACAACGGGTCGGGCTTTTACGACCGATTCCGTGCACGCGTGATGTTCACGATTTCCGATCTTCGCAAACGCATTGTGGGATTCGGGGGCCGGGTTCTTGGCGATGGAGTTCCAAAATATTTGAATTCACCCGATACCCCCTTGTTCAAGAAGGGGCACACGCTGTTTGCTTTGGACCTGGCGCGTGAGGCCATCACCCGGACAAAAACGGTCATCGTGGTCGAAGGGTATTTTGATGCGATCGCATTGCATCAGGCGGGATTGACCCACACCGTGGCCACGTTGGGAACCGCTCTGACGATCGATCACATTCACGTGTTGCGTCGGTTCGCGTCGAACGTCGTGTTGCTCTTCGATCCCGATCCGGCAGGTGTCCGTGCCGCTCTTCGAGGACTCGATCTCTTCGTGAACAGCGGGCTCGGCGTCAAAGTCGTTTCGCTTCCCGTAGGCGACGACCCGGACACGTTCGTCAGATCGTCTGGTCCGGAGGCATTCGCACGGCTGGAGGAACGAGCTCCGAGTCTTTTGGATTTTGCGCTGGAACACAGCCTGCAGTCCGCAGAGGGCGGTACGGTGGAAGGACGTATCCGCAGCGTCGACGAGGTTCTGCGCATTTTACAAAAAAGCGAACATCCGATCGAGCGTCAAGAACGCATGAGAATCGTGGCCGAGCGCCTTGGCATCAATCAACAGCACTTGATCGACCGATATCCTGCATTGGCATCGCAGGACAAACGGCGGCCGTCCAGCGACAAAACGCAGGTGCGCCCTTCATCCCTCTGGAGGGGCGCCCCTGAAGAACGCGACGTCGTATATTTGCTTCTGCAGGGGCAGCTGTCCCCCCTTGATGTGAGACGACTCCGACCGGAAACATTTACGGTATCGGCCTGCCGAACGTTGGTCGAGCGCGCCTTGACGCATGTCGGTCAAGATGGCCGGGTGGGATTGCGGCATCTGCTGGACACGGTCGTCGAGGACCCCGAGTGTGGTCCGCTGGCGACGGAGCTATCCATGTTGGAGCAGCACTTTGACGACGTGCGCGCCCACCTGCAGGATTGTCTGGATCGGCTCGATCGAAAACATGCGGAATCAGCATTGCGGGAGTTGATCGCACGGCTCAAGGTCGCGGAGCGCGACGGACGAACGGAAGAGGCGCGGGCACTCAATGTGCAAGTCAACGAACTGCGGTTGCGGAAAGCCGGACAGCCGCCTGTTCTGTCATTGGTCAAGGAGTAA
- a CDS encoding tetratricopeptide repeat protein, producing the protein MLEPTTPEGTTTGILNEATGEAAEWYERGVALKKAGLFKRAIDQFERAAADSQYALKAYAQIGLCHKSIRQYEQAVTSFRRALKSPTASARETVQLLYVLGRTLESLGRADDALEAYRWLRREDPGFRDVAERIGALSVRKPSDPTDRSRRGNPWAKQALQVWEGFLRHTR; encoded by the coding sequence ATGTTGGAACCAACGACGCCCGAAGGAACGACGACTGGAATCTTAAACGAAGCAACCGGCGAGGCCGCGGAATGGTACGAGCGCGGAGTGGCGCTCAAGAAGGCCGGTCTTTTCAAACGAGCCATCGATCAGTTCGAACGTGCCGCCGCCGATTCTCAATATGCACTTAAAGCCTATGCTCAAATAGGATTGTGTCATAAATCGATTCGGCAATATGAACAGGCCGTCACGTCCTTCCGCAGGGCGTTGAAATCGCCCACCGCCTCGGCCCGGGAGACCGTGCAATTACTGTATGTCCTCGGACGGACATTGGAATCGCTCGGTCGGGCCGACGACGCGCTCGAAGCGTACCGGTGGCTTCGGCGCGAGGATCCAGGATTTCGAGATGTCGCTGAGCGAATCGGAGCGCTGAGTGTCAGGAAGCCGTCGGATCCGACCGACCGGTCTCGTCGCGGCAATCCTTGGGCAAAACAGGCCTTGCAGGTCTGGGAAGGTTTCCTGCGGCATACTCGCTAA